A genomic stretch from Streptomyces sp. QL37 includes:
- a CDS encoding TIGR03086 family metal-binding protein — MDIVLLDRAAVLESVRVVDRARPGDWRRPTPCDRWDLRDLVTHMAAQHHGFAAAARGEGAEAAAWRTADLGDDPAGAYRAAAGVLLDAFASPGLLDRPFALPEISTRPVPGGRAVEFHFVDYVVHAWDVAVALGLPVRLSEPVLRAALPIASAVPDGAARRASDSAFRPSLLPQDATGTAPPGTLPLVLAALGRPAGWTPPEVW; from the coding sequence ATGGACATCGTCCTGCTCGACCGCGCCGCCGTCCTGGAGTCCGTCCGCGTCGTGGACCGCGCCCGCCCCGGCGACTGGCGGCGTCCGACCCCGTGCGACCGGTGGGATCTGCGGGACCTGGTGACGCACATGGCCGCGCAACACCACGGATTCGCGGCGGCGGCCCGTGGCGAGGGAGCGGAAGCCGCCGCCTGGCGGACGGCGGATCTCGGGGACGACCCGGCCGGCGCCTACCGCGCCGCCGCCGGGGTACTCCTCGACGCCTTCGCCTCCCCCGGACTGCTGGACAGACCGTTCGCCCTGCCGGAGATCAGCACGCGGCCGGTGCCCGGCGGACGGGCCGTCGAGTTCCACTTCGTCGACTACGTGGTGCACGCGTGGGACGTGGCAGTCGCACTCGGACTCCCCGTCCGCCTGTCGGAACCCGTGCTGCGCGCCGCGCTGCCGATCGCGTCGGCCGTGCCGGACGGTGCCGCACGGCGCGCCTCCGACTCCGCGTTCCGCCCGTCCCTCCTCCCGCAGGACGCGACGGGCACCGCCCCACCCGGCACTCTCCCCCTCGTCCTCGCCGCCCTGGGACGGCCCGCCGGCTGGACACCGCCGGAGGTGTGGTGA
- the alc gene encoding allantoicase codes for MTATPHFTGDASPYGGGDPYADYRTADFPFTHLVDLADRRLGAGVIAANDEFFAERENLLKPEPAEFDPERFGHKGKIMDGWETRRRRGTGAAEPHPTDEDHDWALVRLGAPGVVRGLVVDTAHFRGNYPQSVSVEATSLPGSPSPEDLLAPDVKWTTLVPRTAVGGHAANGFAVDAEQRFTHLRVNQHPDGGIARLRVHGEVAPDPAWLTALGTFDLAALENGGQVEDASDRFYSPATNTIAPGRSHKMDDGWETRRRRDKGNDWIRYRLAEQSEIRAVEIDTAYLKGNAAGWAEISVSDGEDGEWSQILPRTRLQPDTNHRFVLPEPVRSTHVRIDIFPDGGISRLRLFGSLTEEGAARLTARHEALGG; via the coding sequence ATGACGGCGACACCGCACTTCACCGGCGACGCGAGCCCGTACGGGGGTGGCGACCCGTACGCCGACTACCGCACCGCCGACTTCCCCTTCACCCACCTCGTGGACCTCGCCGACCGGCGGCTCGGCGCGGGGGTCATCGCCGCCAACGACGAGTTCTTCGCCGAGCGGGAGAACCTGCTGAAGCCGGAGCCCGCGGAGTTCGACCCGGAGCGCTTCGGACACAAGGGCAAGATCATGGACGGCTGGGAGACCCGCCGCCGCCGCGGTACCGGCGCCGCCGAGCCGCATCCCACCGACGAGGACCACGACTGGGCCCTCGTGCGCCTCGGTGCTCCCGGTGTGGTGCGCGGGCTGGTCGTCGACACCGCGCACTTCCGCGGCAACTACCCGCAGTCCGTATCCGTCGAGGCGACCTCGCTGCCCGGCTCCCCGTCGCCCGAGGATCTCCTGGCGCCCGACGTGAAGTGGACGACCCTCGTCCCCCGTACGGCCGTCGGCGGCCACGCGGCCAACGGCTTCGCCGTCGACGCGGAGCAGCGGTTCACCCACCTCCGGGTCAACCAGCACCCCGACGGAGGCATAGCCCGCCTGCGCGTCCACGGCGAGGTGGCCCCCGACCCGGCTTGGCTCACCGCGCTCGGCACGTTCGACCTGGCGGCACTGGAGAACGGCGGCCAGGTCGAGGACGCCTCCGACCGCTTCTACTCCCCGGCCACCAACACCATCGCGCCGGGCCGCTCCCACAAGATGGACGACGGCTGGGAGACCCGCCGCCGGCGCGACAAGGGCAACGACTGGATCCGCTACCGGCTGGCCGAGCAGTCGGAGATCCGGGCGGTCGAGATCGACACGGCCTACCTCAAGGGCAACGCGGCGGGCTGGGCAGAGATCTCGGTCAGTGACGGCGAGGACGGCGAGTGGTCGCAGATCCTGCCCCGCACCCGGCTCCAGCCCGACACGAACCACCGCTTCGTCCTGCCGGAGCCCGTGCGCTCCACCCACGTCCGGATCGACATCTTCCCGGACGGCGGGATCTCCCGTCTGCGGCTCTTCGGCTCGCTCACCGAGGAGGGGGCGGCCCGGCTGACCGCCCGTCACGAAGCGCTCGGCGGCTGA
- a CDS encoding PaaI family thioesterase, whose amino-acid sequence MTGLTLDTARQVLDSQPFSGLVGARITAFGGGAAVLEVDVREELTQQNGFLHGGVLSYAADNALTFAAGTTLGAAVLTGGFSIQYVRPASGRTLSARAEVVHTGRRQAVVRCDLYTVDDEGAETLCAVAQGTVLSARPVRRDTP is encoded by the coding sequence ATGACCGGACTCACCCTGGACACGGCGCGGCAGGTCCTCGACAGCCAGCCGTTCAGCGGGCTGGTCGGCGCGCGGATCACGGCGTTCGGCGGCGGCGCGGCCGTCCTGGAGGTCGACGTACGCGAGGAGCTCACCCAGCAGAACGGGTTCCTGCACGGCGGGGTGCTGTCCTACGCGGCCGACAACGCGCTGACCTTCGCCGCCGGGACGACGCTCGGAGCGGCCGTCCTGACCGGCGGTTTCTCGATCCAGTACGTCCGCCCGGCGAGCGGCCGCACCCTGAGCGCCCGTGCCGAGGTGGTCCACACCGGCCGCAGACAGGCCGTCGTGCGCTGCGACCTGTACACCGTGGACGACGAGGGAGCGGAAACCCTGTGCGCGGTCGCGCAGGGGACCGTTCTCTCCGCCCGCCCGGTCCGAAGGGACACACCTTGA
- a CDS encoding cytochrome P450 has translation MTEVDLRGAADFSANPYPYYAKMRAEGPVHLVRTDEVERIWMIVGYDEARAALADQRYSKDWRTTDLFSATSNPINANMLEMDAPHHTRLRKLVAREFTARRIEALRPRVERITGDLLDAMVPAGSADLVDAFAFPLPMTVICELLGVPDIDRDAFRLLSNAIVTPVSPEKESEAVHAMGAYLEELVEDKRCAPGDDLMSALIQARDDDGDRLSPDELIGMAFLLLVAGHETTVNLISNGVRALLDHPDQLALLRARPELIDGAVEEMLRYDGPVGTATFRFTREPVAIGPVVIPKGEAVLVALGSGDRDPGRYPDPDTFDIRRAAQGHLAFGHGIHFCLGAPLARMEGRIAIRALLERCPGLVRDPDGGEPDWLPGLLLRGVRRLPVRW, from the coding sequence ATGACAGAGGTCGATCTGCGCGGAGCGGCGGACTTCAGCGCGAATCCGTATCCGTACTACGCGAAGATGCGCGCCGAGGGACCGGTGCACCTGGTGCGTACGGACGAGGTCGAGCGGATCTGGATGATCGTCGGTTACGACGAGGCCCGTGCGGCCCTCGCGGACCAGCGGTACAGCAAGGACTGGCGTACGACGGACCTCTTCTCCGCGACGAGCAACCCGATCAACGCCAACATGCTGGAGATGGACGCCCCGCACCACACCAGGCTGCGCAAACTCGTCGCACGCGAATTCACCGCCCGGCGGATCGAGGCGCTGCGTCCGCGCGTCGAGCGGATCACCGGGGACCTCCTCGACGCGATGGTGCCCGCCGGGAGCGCCGACCTCGTCGACGCGTTCGCCTTCCCGCTGCCGATGACCGTGATCTGCGAGCTTCTCGGCGTACCCGACATCGACCGGGACGCCTTCCGCCTGCTGTCCAACGCCATCGTCACGCCCGTCTCGCCGGAGAAGGAGAGCGAAGCGGTCCACGCGATGGGCGCCTACCTGGAGGAGCTGGTCGAGGACAAGCGGTGTGCTCCGGGCGACGATCTGATGAGCGCCCTGATCCAGGCGCGTGACGACGACGGTGACCGCCTGTCGCCGGACGAGCTCATCGGCATGGCCTTCCTGCTCCTGGTCGCCGGACACGAGACGACCGTGAACCTGATCTCCAACGGCGTACGCGCCTTGCTCGACCACCCGGACCAGCTGGCCCTGCTCCGCGCCCGGCCGGAGCTGATCGACGGCGCCGTCGAGGAGATGCTCCGCTACGACGGGCCCGTCGGGACGGCCACCTTCCGATTCACCCGCGAACCCGTCGCGATCGGCCCTGTCGTCATCCCGAAGGGCGAGGCCGTGCTGGTCGCCCTCGGCTCCGGGGACCGGGACCCCGGCCGCTATCCGGACCCGGACACCTTCGACATCCGGCGCGCGGCGCAGGGGCACCTGGCCTTCGGGCACGGCATCCACTTCTGTCTGGGCGCTCCACTGGCCCGGATGGAGGGCCGCATCGCGATCCGCGCCCTGCTGGAGCGCTGCCCCGGGCTCGTCCGGGACCCGGACGGAGGGGAGCCCGACTGGCTGCCCGGGCTGCTGCTCCGGGGCGTCCGACGCCTTCCGGTGCGCTGGTGA
- a CDS encoding aldo/keto reductase, producing the protein MSQTPPPVRNLHDGSTIPAVGLGTWPLDDEAAEQAVAGALRAGYRLVDTALNYGNETGTGRGIASSGVPRQDVFVTTKVPGRHHGYEETLASFEESRGKLGLEYVDLYLIHWPLPRVDKYVDTWKAMIKLREEGLVRSIGVSNFTAEHLDRLERETGVLPVVNQIEMHPLLPQEELRAVHDAKGIVTESWSPLARGRQVLEAPEVVATAEAHGVTPGQVVLRWHTQLGAVPIPKSADPGRQRENLDLFGFELTQRELDLIGARPPHRFGGDPDTHEEF; encoded by the coding sequence ATGAGCCAGACACCGCCCCCGGTCCGCAATCTCCACGACGGCAGCACCATCCCCGCGGTGGGCCTCGGCACCTGGCCACTCGACGACGAAGCGGCCGAGCAGGCCGTCGCCGGGGCGCTGCGGGCCGGCTACCGGCTCGTGGACACCGCGCTGAACTACGGGAACGAGACCGGCACCGGCCGGGGCATCGCGAGCTCCGGAGTGCCGCGGCAGGACGTCTTCGTCACGACGAAGGTGCCCGGCCGCCACCACGGTTACGAGGAGACGCTGGCCTCCTTCGAGGAGTCGCGCGGCAAGCTGGGGCTGGAGTACGTCGATCTGTACCTCATCCACTGGCCGCTGCCCCGGGTGGACAAGTACGTCGACACCTGGAAGGCGATGATCAAGCTCCGCGAGGAAGGCCTCGTACGCTCCATCGGCGTCTCCAACTTCACGGCCGAGCACTTGGACCGGCTGGAGCGGGAGACGGGTGTGCTGCCCGTGGTGAACCAGATCGAGATGCATCCGCTGCTCCCGCAGGAGGAGCTGCGGGCGGTGCACGACGCGAAGGGCATCGTCACGGAGAGCTGGAGTCCGCTGGCCCGGGGGCGCCAGGTGCTGGAGGCGCCCGAGGTGGTCGCCACCGCCGAGGCCCACGGTGTGACGCCCGGCCAGGTCGTGCTGCGGTGGCACACGCAGCTGGGGGCGGTGCCGATCCCGAAGTCCGCGGATCCCGGGCGGCAGCGGGAGAATCTCGACCTGTTCGGTTTCGAGCTGACACAGCGGGAGCTGGACCTGATCGGGGCCCGGCCGCCTCACCGCTTCGGCGGGGACCCCGACACGCACGAGGAGTTCTGA
- a CDS encoding cytochrome P450: MTTQAVLDLGALGDDFIRDPYPVYARLRARGPVHRVRIPEGAEAWLVVGYDAGRALLADQRLSKDWRAASPSLGIGKVSVGTSMLGSDAPVHTRLRRLVAREFTPRRMERLAPRVQEMTDALLDSMTDGPGRSADLVEALSVPLPMAVICELLGVPSLDRQAFRAWSGAAVSSLDADARGRAKAAMSSYLAGLVEGKRGVPGDDLMSALIHTSDDDGDQLSADELMGMAWLLLVAGHETTVNLISNGVLSLLTHPGQLAALRADFRLIDNAVEETLRYEGPVETPTYRFTTEPLDISGTVVPGGGELVLVAMADCDRDPARYPDAGRFDITRDARGHVAFGHGIHYCLGAPLARIEARIAIRSLLERCPELRLDTDPAGLSWRTGMLIRGPLSLPVAW, encoded by the coding sequence TTGACCACCCAGGCCGTGCTCGACCTCGGCGCGCTCGGCGACGACTTCATCCGCGACCCGTATCCCGTCTACGCGCGCCTACGAGCCCGCGGCCCGGTGCACCGGGTCCGCATCCCGGAGGGCGCCGAGGCCTGGCTGGTCGTCGGGTACGACGCGGGGAGAGCCCTCCTCGCCGACCAGCGGCTCTCCAAGGACTGGCGCGCCGCGTCACCCTCGCTGGGCATCGGCAAGGTGTCCGTGGGCACGTCCATGCTGGGCAGTGACGCCCCGGTCCACACCCGGCTGCGCAGGCTCGTGGCCCGGGAGTTCACCCCACGCCGTATGGAACGGCTCGCCCCGCGCGTCCAGGAGATGACGGACGCATTGCTCGACTCCATGACCGACGGCCCCGGCCGGTCCGCCGACCTGGTCGAAGCACTGTCGGTCCCCCTGCCGATGGCCGTCATCTGCGAGCTTCTGGGTGTGCCGTCCCTGGACCGGCAGGCCTTCCGCGCATGGTCCGGCGCCGCCGTCTCGTCCCTGGACGCCGACGCGCGTGGCCGGGCCAAGGCCGCCATGTCCTCGTACCTCGCCGGGCTGGTCGAGGGGAAGCGCGGGGTCCCCGGGGACGACCTGATGAGCGCGCTGATCCACACGTCGGACGACGACGGCGACCAGCTCTCCGCCGACGAACTCATGGGCATGGCCTGGCTGCTGCTCGTCGCGGGACACGAGACCACGGTCAACCTCATCTCCAACGGCGTCCTGAGCCTGCTGACACATCCCGGGCAACTCGCGGCGCTGCGAGCGGATTTCCGGCTGATCGACAACGCCGTCGAGGAGACGCTCCGCTACGAGGGGCCCGTCGAGACCCCCACCTACCGCTTCACCACCGAACCGCTCGACATCTCGGGCACGGTGGTCCCCGGCGGTGGCGAGCTCGTCCTGGTCGCGATGGCCGACTGCGACCGCGATCCCGCCCGCTACCCGGACGCCGGACGCTTCGACATCACGCGGGACGCCCGCGGGCACGTCGCCTTCGGACACGGCATCCACTACTGCCTGGGTGCGCCACTGGCCCGCATCGAGGCCCGCATCGCCATCCGGTCGCTCCTCGAACGCTGCCCGGAGCTGCGGCTCGACACGGACCCGGCCGGCCTGTCCTGGCGTACGGGAATGCTGATCCGGGGCCCACTGAGCCTCCCGGTGGCCTGGTAG
- a CDS encoding dihydrofolate reductase family protein, whose product MAKLTLTTFVSLDGVMQAPGGTEEDTSGGFEYGGWLVPFADDGMAAFTDEVFDRSGAYLLGRRTYDIFAAYWPKVTDPQDPIATRLNTLPKHVVSTTLTDPEWENTTVVSGDVPAEVARLKERTAEGELQIHGSGTLARSLLAHGLIDEVNLLVYPVYLGSGKRLFADGGKPTAFELTGARTTGSGIAIHTYRPGGPARFGDFDPPGA is encoded by the coding sequence ATGGCGAAGCTGACTCTCACCACGTTCGTGTCCCTCGACGGCGTGATGCAGGCGCCCGGGGGCACCGAGGAGGACACCAGCGGCGGGTTCGAGTACGGAGGCTGGCTGGTGCCTTTCGCGGACGACGGCATGGCGGCCTTCACCGACGAGGTCTTCGACCGGTCGGGCGCCTATCTCCTCGGACGGCGTACGTACGACATCTTCGCGGCCTACTGGCCCAAGGTCACCGATCCGCAGGACCCGATCGCCACACGGCTCAACACCCTGCCCAAGCATGTCGTCTCCACGACCCTGACCGACCCGGAGTGGGAGAACACGACAGTGGTCTCCGGCGACGTGCCGGCCGAGGTCGCCCGGCTCAAGGAGCGGACCGCGGAGGGTGAGCTGCAGATCCACGGCAGCGGCACCCTGGCGCGGTCCCTCCTGGCGCACGGCCTGATCGACGAGGTCAACCTGCTCGTCTACCCGGTCTACCTGGGGAGTGGCAAGCGCCTCTTCGCGGACGGCGGGAAGCCGACGGCCTTCGAACTGACCGGGGCCCGGACCACCGGAAGCGGCATCGCGATCCACACCTACCGGCCGGGGGGCCCGGCCCGGTTCGGAGACTTCGACCCGCCCGGGGCGTGA
- a CDS encoding Gfo/Idh/MocA family oxidoreductase, with protein sequence MRIGLIGTGRIGSFHAGVLARHPAVASLVVTDPDAARASEVAVRTGATPVASAEVVLGAGVDAVVITSATSAHADLIGRAARAGLPAFCEKPLALDLAGTLGALREVERAGSVLQLGFMRRFDAGYAAARTAVRGGSLGRLHTVRAATSDPAPPPAAYLPLSGGLFRDCLVHDFDILRWVTGREVTEVYATGSDAGPAMFREAGDVDTAAALLTLDDGTLATATATRCNGAGYDVRMELAGERDQIAVGLDDRTPLTSAEPQGPPAPAKPWPGFLERFAPAYEAELDAFLAVVRGELPNPCDGREALHALRVAEACELSRRERRPVTMAEIAEG encoded by the coding sequence ATGCGCATCGGACTCATCGGCACGGGCCGGATCGGTTCCTTCCACGCGGGCGTCCTGGCACGCCACCCCGCGGTCGCCTCGCTCGTGGTGACGGATCCGGACGCCGCCCGCGCCTCGGAGGTCGCGGTGCGGACGGGGGCCACACCCGTCGCCTCCGCGGAGGTCGTCCTCGGCGCGGGCGTGGACGCGGTCGTGATCACCTCGGCCACCTCGGCACACGCGGATCTCATCGGCCGGGCGGCCCGGGCCGGTCTGCCCGCCTTCTGCGAGAAGCCCCTCGCACTGGACCTGGCGGGCACGCTGGGCGCCCTGCGCGAGGTCGAGCGGGCGGGCAGTGTGCTCCAGCTCGGTTTCATGCGCCGGTTCGACGCGGGCTACGCCGCGGCGCGCACCGCCGTGCGCGGGGGGTCCCTGGGGCGGCTGCACACCGTACGGGCGGCGACCTCCGACCCCGCTCCCCCGCCCGCCGCCTATCTGCCGCTCTCCGGTGGGCTGTTCAGGGACTGTCTGGTGCACGACTTCGACATCCTGCGCTGGGTGACGGGCCGTGAGGTGACCGAGGTGTACGCCACCGGCTCCGACGCGGGCCCGGCGATGTTCCGGGAGGCGGGCGACGTGGACACCGCGGCGGCGCTGCTGACCCTGGACGACGGCACGCTCGCCACGGCGACGGCCACCCGGTGCAACGGGGCGGGCTACGACGTACGCATGGAACTGGCGGGTGAGCGGGACCAGATCGCGGTCGGCCTCGACGACCGCACGCCGCTCACGTCCGCCGAGCCGCAGGGGCCGCCCGCCCCCGCCAAGCCGTGGCCGGGCTTCCTGGAGCGCTTCGCCCCGGCGTACGAGGCGGAGCTGGACGCGTTCCTCGCCGTCGTACGCGGAGAGCTTCCGAACCCGTGCGACGGCCGGGAGGCACTGCACGCGCTGCGCGTCGCCGAGGCGTGCGAGCTGTCGCGCCGGGAGCGGCGTCCCGTGACGATGGCGGAGATCGCCGAGGGCTGA
- a CDS encoding GntR family transcriptional regulator gives MPKPAADSAALGLGVDRTSPVPLYYQLAQQLEAAIEQGRLAPGSLLGNELELAARLGLSRPTVRQAIQSLVDKGLMVRRRGVGTQVVHSRIKRPLELSSLYDDLDTAGRRPATRVLRNTVEQAAPGVAAALGVEEGSDVHLVERVRYAHDEPVALLRNHLPPQLLDLSTERLESTGLYRLMRATGITLHSARQTVGARAATAEEGELLAEPVGAPLLTMERTTFDDGGRAVEFGSHVYRASRYAFEFQLLVRP, from the coding sequence GTGCCCAAACCCGCCGCCGACTCCGCCGCCCTCGGGCTGGGCGTGGACCGCACCAGCCCCGTCCCGCTCTACTACCAGCTGGCCCAGCAGCTGGAGGCGGCCATCGAGCAGGGGCGGCTCGCACCGGGCAGCCTTCTCGGCAACGAACTGGAGCTCGCCGCACGGCTCGGACTCTCCCGGCCCACCGTCCGCCAGGCCATCCAGTCCCTCGTCGACAAGGGGCTGATGGTGCGTAGGCGCGGTGTCGGCACCCAGGTCGTGCACAGCCGCATCAAGCGCCCGCTGGAACTGAGCAGCCTCTACGACGACCTGGACACCGCCGGCCGGAGACCGGCGACCCGGGTCCTGCGCAACACGGTCGAGCAGGCGGCACCCGGGGTCGCCGCCGCGCTCGGTGTCGAGGAGGGCAGTGACGTCCATCTCGTCGAACGGGTGCGCTACGCGCACGACGAGCCCGTGGCTCTCCTGCGCAACCACCTGCCGCCGCAGCTGCTCGACCTCTCCACCGAGCGGCTGGAGTCGACCGGCCTGTACCGGCTGATGCGTGCCACGGGGATCACGCTGCACAGCGCCCGGCAGACCGTGGGGGCACGCGCCGCCACCGCGGAGGAGGGTGAACTGCTCGCGGAGCCCGTCGGAGCCCCGCTGCTGACCATGGAGCGCACCACCTTCGACGACGGGGGGCGGGCGGTCGAATTCGGCTCGCACGTCTACCGGGCGTCGCGGTACGCCTTCGAGTTCCAGCTGCTCGTCCGGCCCTGA
- a CDS encoding TetR/AcrR family transcriptional regulator, whose translation MGGARLDGRVERGNQTRQLVLGRAVHVASTEGLEGLSLGRLATELKLSKSGVFALFGSKEELQLATVRAAVTVFVEHVLTPTRAVPPGLGRVWRMCESWLSYSQRRVFSGGCFFYATIAEFDSREGKVHDALASTQTGWVTFVEETLEEARARGELAADTDVSQLAFELIAFMELANAESVLHNNNPGYTKATRAILGRLHAAATDPSTLPAIPDRK comes from the coding sequence ATGGGTGGAGCGCGGCTGGACGGACGGGTCGAGCGGGGGAACCAGACCAGGCAGCTGGTGCTGGGGCGCGCGGTCCACGTCGCCTCGACCGAGGGACTGGAGGGCCTGTCGCTCGGCCGGCTGGCCACGGAGCTGAAGCTGAGCAAGAGCGGGGTGTTCGCCCTCTTCGGCTCCAAGGAGGAGCTGCAGCTCGCCACGGTGCGCGCCGCGGTGACCGTCTTCGTCGAGCACGTGCTGACTCCGACCAGGGCGGTTCCGCCCGGACTGGGCCGTGTCTGGCGGATGTGCGAGAGCTGGCTCTCCTATTCGCAGCGCCGGGTGTTCAGCGGCGGCTGCTTCTTCTACGCGACCATCGCCGAGTTCGACTCCCGGGAGGGCAAGGTGCACGACGCCCTGGCCTCCACGCAGACGGGCTGGGTCACCTTCGTGGAGGAGACCCTCGAGGAGGCCAGGGCGCGGGGAGAACTGGCGGCGGACACGGACGTCTCACAACTGGCCTTCGAGCTCATCGCCTTCATGGAACTGGCCAACGCCGAGTCCGTACTGCACAACAACAACCCCGGCTACACCAAGGCGACGCGGGCCATCCTGGGGCGCCTGCACGCCGCCGCCACCGACCCCTCCACGCTGCCCGCGATCCCCGATCGAAAATAA
- a CDS encoding putative quinol monooxygenase, which yields MIFIAVKFTVRTAERDNWLPAVEDFTLATRQEPGNLFFDWSYSVENPDQFVLLEAFASEEAGAAHVNSEHFKKAIDTMSELVSEVPEIINVEVPGDDWSRMSEVTPRNR from the coding sequence ATGATCTTCATCGCCGTCAAGTTCACCGTGCGTACCGCCGAGCGGGACAACTGGCTCCCGGCCGTCGAGGACTTCACCCTCGCCACCCGCCAGGAGCCGGGCAACCTCTTCTTCGACTGGTCCTACAGCGTCGAGAACCCGGACCAGTTCGTCCTGCTCGAGGCGTTCGCCTCCGAGGAGGCGGGTGCGGCGCATGTGAACTCCGAGCACTTCAAGAAGGCGATCGACACCATGTCGGAGCTCGTCAGCGAGGTACCGGAGATCATCAACGTCGAGGTGCCAGGGGACGACTGGTCCCGGATGTCGGAGGTCACCCCGCGCAACCGGTGA
- a CDS encoding DMT family transporter produces the protein MSAAALPALAPPRRAWVTDLPLLLVAAVWGASYLAAKGITTTHTVIAVLVLRFAIVLPALAVAGWRGLRALSGAQWRGAGLLGLVLSGIFLLETYGVVHTSATNAGLIISLTMVFTPLAEAAVTRVRPPAAFLAAAGLSVTGVVLLTQGAGFTSPSAGDLLMLLAAVARTVHVLAMARIKAVQDADSLSLTTVQLGSAVAVFAVLAAAPGTGVAPWTVAADFGRAEWAGLLFLSVFCTLFAFFVQMWSVRRTSPSRVSLLLGTEPLWAAAVGIAIGGERLGAPGAVGAVLVLTGTAWGRRRADGTS, from the coding sequence GTGTCCGCTGCCGCCCTGCCCGCTCTCGCCCCGCCCCGCCGCGCATGGGTGACGGATCTGCCGCTCCTGCTCGTCGCCGCCGTCTGGGGGGCCAGCTACCTCGCGGCCAAGGGCATCACCACGACGCACACCGTGATCGCCGTCCTCGTGCTCCGCTTCGCGATCGTGCTGCCCGCCCTGGCCGTCGCCGGATGGCGCGGGCTGCGGGCGCTGAGCGGTGCGCAGTGGCGGGGCGCCGGCCTGCTGGGGCTGGTGCTCAGCGGGATCTTCCTGCTGGAGACGTACGGGGTCGTCCACACGTCGGCCACCAACGCGGGGCTCATCATCAGCCTCACGATGGTCTTCACGCCGCTGGCCGAGGCCGCCGTCACCCGGGTCAGGCCGCCGGCCGCCTTCCTGGCGGCGGCGGGGCTCTCGGTCACGGGCGTGGTGCTGCTGACCCAGGGCGCCGGCTTCACCAGCCCCTCGGCAGGGGACCTTCTGATGCTGCTCGCGGCCGTCGCCCGTACGGTCCACGTCCTCGCGATGGCGCGCATCAAGGCGGTCCAGGACGCCGACTCGCTCTCCCTGACCACCGTGCAACTCGGCAGCGCGGTCGCCGTCTTCGCCGTACTGGCCGCCGCGCCCGGAACCGGAGTGGCGCCCTGGACGGTGGCGGCGGACTTCGGTCGGGCCGAGTGGGCGGGGCTGCTCTTCCTGTCCGTGTTCTGCACGCTGTTCGCGTTCTTCGTGCAGATGTGGTCGGTACGCCGCACCTCTCCGTCCCGCGTCAGCCTGCTCCTCGGCACGGAACCGCTCTGGGCCGCCGCCGTCGGCATAGCGATCGGCGGCGAGCGTCTCGGCGCGCCGGGGGCGGTCGGCGCGGTGCTCGTGCTGACCGGCACCGCGTGGGGACGCCGCCGCGCGGACGGCACGTCCTGA